One Eisenibacter elegans DSM 3317 genomic window, TGCTGTTCTATTTTTTGGAGCGCACGTTGTTCGCGGCTCAGGGTTTGTTCGGCCTGCCTTTTGGTGAAGGCAAGGTTTTCGTTGAGCAATACCAGTTCCTGAGTATATTGTCGTAGGGCCTCATTAGAATCTTGCATCCGCTGGTAGGCCTCGTTGTGTGCTAGCATATTGGGCTCGAAGCTGCTTTTGTGCCCTACTTTCAACAAGAAACAATAGGTCAGCTTGTCGACCGTCAGATAGGCAATCTGAATCCGAAAACGTTGGCCGTGTCGGTTTTGAAGCCTTGTGTGTTTTTCTATTGCCAAGGGCAGGCTACGGCTTTCGTCATATAGCTGGCGCAAACGAGGCTGCACATAAGTATTGAAGGGTAGGTTTTGAAGCCCTACTTTTTCAAACCAGTCTTGGAGGGTAGGAAGCTCATCGTGGGTATATTGGAGTAGTTGCTCGGCCTGTTCGTTGATGTGTAAGATGCGGTTTTTGGGGATATGTATCAATACAATGGGCATAGGAGCAAAGCGGACGAGCTGGTGCATCTGTTCTTCGGCACGTATCAAACGCCGGAAAGTCTTGGCATACAAAGCATCTAGCGAAGGCCGTTGGTTTTGTAGCTGTAGTTCCAATACGAGGCTGATGAGTTCTTGGGGGGTATATTCAGATAAACGTTGGCGTGTATACATAGATTATTTGCTGACAAAACAAAGCACAAAGGCCGGGGCGACATTATCATTTCATACGAAAAAACACTACAGAAGGCTGTAATTTCACAAATATTCGTCGTAAATTCATAAGCCAAAGGGGGGACTTGGGGTGCTTTCCGCTTATTTTATTGCACTCTGGCAAGAATAATTAGGCCAATTCCGCAAAATATTGCTAAATTAGTATATCTTTGCAAAATTAATATACACGCAACCTAATAAACAAGATGAACTACCCTAATTGTCCCAAATGTAATTCTGAAAAAGTAGTGAAAAGCGGTATAATCAATGAGCGTCAACGCTATTTGTGTAAAAAATGCAGCTATCACTTTACGGTCAATAAGCTTGGCAAGCAGATAGATAACTATTACGTAATCAAGGCTTTACAGCTTTATATCGAAGGGGTAAGCTATCGAGAGATAGAGCGCCTGCTAGGGATTAGTCACGTATCTGTAATGAATTGGGTGAAGAAGTACCGTATCAAAGCTCCTGACAACAACGAGTACCATCCTACCTACAAAATCCTCAAACACGAAGAGCTTGTCAGCTATTTACAAAGCCGTGAGAATATCCACGGGTCGGGAATGCTCATCACCGAACTAGGGGATAAATTTATGGTTATCAAATGGGAAAGGTTTAAGGAATAGTACAATAATTACTTGGCTAAACCAAAAAGCAAAACATACATTCAAACCTTATTTAAAGCATTTTTAGGTGCCCCTGTCTAGGTCAAACAGCCAGTCAGGGGCATTGTCTTTGAATATATTTTATACAATCTTGCCCTGATAAGATACCAAACCCCAACAAGACGATAAACCGAAGTATATATACAATATTAGCATTTGTATAGGCTTGATTTCACTTTTCGAAGGGCTATTTGCAGTTTTACATCAGCCAATTGCGCAACCTTGGTGCTTGGTAGCTGCGATGAGTAGTTGCCTGCAACTAATCAAAAACTGATTTACTCACAAACCCCAACTTAACAAATGACCTGAGGGGACTTTTGACACACAAACACTCAAAATAACCTCCCACATTTGCTTATTTCACAAAAACTGCACTGCCATGAACCGAAAAACTATCACTCGCTTAGGATTGTATCTTTTGATAACCTGCTTGGGCACTGCTCAGGTATGGGCGCAAGGCTCAGAAGAGTATGGCTCCGGCCTCAAGCTCAACCTCAACGATGACGGCTCTAAGTATGTGCGCTTTATTATCTGGAATCAGATATGGGCGCGCTACACGGACAATAATCCGGGCACTATCGTCAATAACGAAGCTCAGACCAACACCACTGATGTGGCCTTACGCCGTTCGCGTATGTTGGCCTTCTCACAAATTTCACCCCGTTTCTTGGTGATGTTTCACTGGGGTATCAACAACCAAACCTTTATCAATGGTGGCACGCCGGGCGGCACAGCAGGCTTTGGGGCAAATGGGCCTGGCAAAAAACCGCAACTCTTCGTACACGATGCCTGGGCTGAGTATGCCGTAGTGAAGAGCAAGTTACACATTGGTGCTGGGCTACATTACTGGAATGGCATCTCGCGGATGACCAGCAGCAGCACGCTCAACTTCCTCACCATCGACGCACCTATCTTCAATTGGGCCACCATCGAAGCTAGTGATCAGTTTGCCCGTCAGTTTGGTATCTATGCCAAAGGCCAACTCGGCAAGATACAGTACCAAGTAGCGCTCAATAAACCCTTCAGCGCCAGCAATATTGCCTCTTCTATGGAGCAAATGGCACTTCCGACGCAGCCCCAGGCTCCTGCTGGCACGGCTGCCGTGGATGCCTCCAACAACAGCTGGGCAAGCCTAGGGTATATTACTTACAACTTCTTTGACACTGAAAGCTCCTTGTTGCCCTTCCGTGTAGGGTCTTATCTGGGCACAAAAAAGGTGCTCAACATCGGTGCAGGTTGGCACTATCACCCCGACGCTACGGCCAACTCCGTACGCAACCCTGCCGGAGACCTTATCAATATCCAGCGTAATGATATGACACTCTTGGGCGCAGATGTGTTTGTAGACCTGCCCCTGAACCGCACTGCCGGCACCGCTCTGACGGCCTACTCCGTATTTTATAACTATGACTTTGGCCCCAATTACCTCCGCAATATCGGCATCTTGAATGTGGCGCAATCAGGAGGAAACTTCCAGCCTACCATCGGCACTGGGCAGATTTGGTACACACAAGCGGGCTTCCTCTTACCCAAAAGCATCCTAGGAGATAAGGGTCGCCTACAGCCTTTTGCTGCCTTTACTTACAAAAACTTTGACGCACTCCAAGATGCCTCCTCACAATATGACGTAGGGATGAACTATTACATCAGCGGGCATCACGCCAAAATCACCCTGCAATATTCTACACGCCCGGTATATGGGGCTGATGGACGCTTCCACCCCACCAAACCTAGCGCCGGAGAGCTTATTACACAGTTTATGATTTACTTATAAATTCACGAATTCGTCAATTACAACTCAAAACTCTGAACTCACAACTTATCACTTAAAACTCAAAAAAAGCCCACAATTATGTCTAACAAAAGCATGCAAGCGTATTGGAAGCGCAACATCAGCTACGTGCTGATTCTACTCGGCGTTTGGTTTTTCTCCTCTTATGTGCTTGGTATTTTGCTGGCAGAGCCACTCAATGCCATCAGCCTAGGGGGCTTCAAGCTCGGATTCTGGTTTGCCCAACAGGGTTCTATGTACATCTTTGTCATCCTGATATTTGTGTATGTATACCTGATGAACAAACTCGACCAAGAGTTTGATGTAGACGAAAAATAACCCCTGCCTAACTTATCATCACCCTCAAAATTTTGAAAATACTATGTCAGTACTAGTTTGGACTTATATCATCGTAGGGATTACGTTTGCCCTATACATCGGCATTGCGATTTGGTCGCGAGCCGGCTCTACCAAAGAGTTTTATGTGGCCGGTGGCGGTGTGCCGCCGGTAGCCAATGGGATGGCCACTGCGGCAGACTGGATGTCGGCGGCCTCCTTTATCTCGATGGCCGGTCTGATTTCCTTTATGGGGTATGACGGAGCCGTTTACCTAATGGGCTGGACGGGCGGCTATGTACTCTTAGCGCTATTGCTTGCTCCGTACCTGCGTAAGTTTGGGAAGTTTACCGTACCTGATTTTATCGGCGATCGTTACTACTCCAACCGCGCCCGTACTGTGGCCGTAATCTGCGCCTTATTTGTGTCGTTTACCTATGTAGCCGGGCAGATGCGCGGCGTGGGAGTGGTGTTTTCCCGCTTTTTGGAAGTAGACATCAACTTTGGGGTCATTATCGGGATGGGCATCGTATTCTTCTATGCCGTATTGGGCGGGATGAAGGGCATTACCTATACCCAAGTAGCACAGTACTGCGTCTTGATTTTCGCCTATATGGTGCCGGCTATATTTATTTCGTTACAGCTTACCGGCAACCCCCATCCCTCAGTTGGGCTTTGGTGGCAACCTGTCTGATGGCACACCATTGCTCCAAAAACTCGACGGCCTACATGCCGAGCTTGGCTTCGCTGCATATACTTCTGGTAGCAAGGCGTTGATTGATGTGTTCTGTATCACAGCTGCGCTGATGATTGGCACTGCCGGGTTGCCCCACGTGATTGTCCGCTTCTTTACCGTACCCCGTGTGAAGGATGCCCGTATCTCTGCTGGTTATGCCCTGATTTTCATCGCTATTCTCTACACTACAGCTCCTGCTATTGCGGCTTTTGCCCGTGTAAACCTCATCAACACCGTAAGTCAACAAGAGTACAAGCAAATGCCCGAATGGTTTATCAAATGGGAGAACTCAGGCCTTATTGCTTGGGCTGATAAAAACGGCGACGGCAAAATCCAATATGTCAAAGGGGATGTATTTGCCAAAAAAGGAGACAAACCGTCTTTCGACAAAGGTGCAGATGGACAACGTAAGCGCGGCGAAAATGGTGAGTTGTTGATGGTCAATGCCCTGAACGCAGAAAGTGCCAATGAGCTATTCATCGACCAAGACATTATGGTATTGGCCAACCCCGAAATAGCCCAGCTTCCCAACTGGGTCATTGCCCTAGTGGCAGCAGGAGGCTTGGCTGCAGCCTTGTCTACTGCAGCGGGCTTGTTGTTGGTGATTTCGACTTCGATTTCCCACGATTTGATTAAGAAGCAGCTCAACCCCAATATCTCCGAAAGAGGAGAACTTATATGGGCGCGTATTGCCGCTGCTGTAGCCGTAACAATCGCCGGGTTGTTTGGAATTTACCCGCCGGGGTTTGTCGCACAGGTGGTTGCTTTTGCCTTTGGGTTGGCTGCCGCTTCGTTCTTCCCAGCCATTATCTTGGGTATCTTCAACAAGCGGATGAACCGCGAGGGAGCTGTGGCCGGAATGATTACCGGGTTGGCATTCACCTTCCTATACATTGTATACTTCAAGTTTGGCGACTATCTCTTCGGTGTCGACAAGCAGTACCTCACGTCTGACTACTTCTTGTTTGGCATCTCGCCCGAAGGTATCGGTACAGTAGGAATGCTCCTCAACTTCGTCGTGTCGCTAGTAGTCTCTAATATGACACCGCCGCCACCCGCCGAAGTACAAGAAATGGTCGAAACCATCCGCTACCCACGCGGCGCAGGAGAGGCAGTAGCCCACTAATTGCAAACTTAGTAGCCCTTTGGAAATATCACCCCAAAGGGCTATAATATTTTGATAAATAGTGCTTTCTGCAAATTAATCGGAACGCAGTATATAGTAATTTAGCAACAAAAATGGGGATTTTATTGTGATTACGCTACGCAATTGCTAATTTTATCCAAGTAAACAAAAGCAAAGTACTACCCACTTCATATCAAGCAAAAGAGTTGACTTGAGTACAGTAAGCCTTGATTAGTACTCTGCCCCTGACCTCTCAATACCTAA contains:
- a CDS encoding IS1/IS1595 family N-terminal zinc-binding domain-containing protein; translated protein: MNYPNCPKCNSEKVVKSGIINERQRYLCKKCSYHFTVNKLGKQIDNYYVIKALQLYIEGVSYREIERLLGISHVSVMNWVKKYRIKAPDNNEYHPTYKILKHEELVSYLQSRENIHGSGMLITELGDKFMVIKWERFKE
- a CDS encoding DUF4212 domain-containing protein encodes the protein MSNKSMQAYWKRNISYVLILLGVWFFSSYVLGILLAEPLNAISLGGFKLGFWFAQQGSMYIFVILIFVYVYLMNKLDQEFDVDEK